Proteins from one Dermacentor variabilis isolate Ectoservices chromosome 1, ASM5094787v1, whole genome shotgun sequence genomic window:
- the LOC142587145 gene encoding uncharacterized protein LOC142587145 has product MTRISVSNLFFGCVVVSYSLGLTCDRASTSDGMAHTLVPCVPPKPRSALAYTFTYMQWQALPCVPKTMPTPSHSSSLIQTPQAKRPWRQMQAASTPRTATLTAGVSP; this is encoded by the exons atgacgcgaatttcggtttcgaatctgttttttggatgcgtagtagtttcgtacagtttaggtttgacatgcgatcgcgcgtcgacatcggacggtatggcacacacactcgtgccttgtgtgccaccgaagccccgaagtgctctggcatataccttcacat atatgcaatggcaagcccttccgtgtgttccaaag acaatgcctacgcctagtcacagcagctccctcatacagactccgcaagccaagaggccgtggaggcaaatgcag gcagccagcacacctcgaacagccaccttgactgcgggtgtgtcaccctag